In Myotis daubentonii chromosome 16, mMyoDau2.1, whole genome shotgun sequence, one DNA window encodes the following:
- the PECAM1 gene encoding platelet endothelial cell adhesion molecule isoform X8, with product MQLGLTKGGKMWLGVLVVLLLCSSLEGQENSFTINSVQMVILPDREVQNGENLTLQCTVDISTTSHVRPQHQLLFYKNDEQFYNVSSMKSTESYFIPQARVYHAGIYKCTVILNNKVKTTSEYEVMVRGVSSPRVTLDKKEAIEGGVVIVNCSVPNEKAPVHFIVEKVELDTKGIKQKREKSSQHQNFVTLDFTVEEQDRVIYFLCQASIVSGRHLETSATTRSDLVTVRESFSNPQFYVHPAGVIIEGDLLHIKCIIQVTPMVQAFPEIIIQRDKTIVGHSKQGNEATYSVMATMKESGNYTCKVETSQISKVSSIVVNITELFPKPKLESSATHLDEGGSLNLWCSVPHTVDFAIQKGDMNVSRAQNFTKIVSKWDSGNYTCVAGMGKVIKKSNEVLITVCEMLSRPRIFYDSTSEVIKGQTIEVHCQSINGTMPISYHLLKASNIVENYTVGSNEPAVFKDNPTEDTKYQCLADNCHSSSAMFSEPLVVKVIAPVVEVKLTILNNKQVESGDDLVLRCFVNKASGPITYKFYREEDVRPFYVKISNETQAMWYKSPAGTEQGGQYYCTASNRANPAKNIPQSNLLTVRVFLASWKKGVIAVVVIAVIIAILAVGARYYFWKKAKAKQMPVEMSRPAAPLLTSNNEKMPGSSTEANRPYGYDEDIGNHETNPVKEKKEPLTLDVEYTEVEVNSLEPHEENGRLP from the exons CTTTTACCATCAACAGTGTCCAAATGGTGATCCTGCCAGACCGGGAGGTGCAAAACGGGGAGAATCTGACCCTGCAGTGCACCGTGGACATCAGCACCACTTCTCACGTCCGGCCTCAGCACCAGCTGCTGTTCTATAAGAATGACGAGCAGTTTTACAACGTCTCCTCCATGAAGAGCACAGAGAGTTATTTCATCCCCCAAGCCCGGGTCTACCATGCAGGGATATACAAATGCACTGTGATTCTGAACAACAAGGTGAAAACCACATCGGAGTACGAAGTGATGGTGAGAG GAGTGTCCAGTCCCAGAGTGACCCTGGACAAGAAGGAGGCGATAGAGGGCGGAGTCGTGATCGTCAATTGTTCTGTCCCCAACGAAAAGGCCCCAGTACATTTCATAGTTGAAAAAGTCGAACTAGACACAAAAGGTAtcaagcaaaaaagagaaaaatcttcccAGCACCAGAATTTTGTGACGCTGGACTTCACAGTGGAGGAACAGGACCGTGTGATCTATTTCCTCTGTCAAGCCAGCATCGTTTCTGGGAGGCACCTGGAGACCTCTGCGACCACCAGGAGCGATCTGGTCACCGTGAGGG AATCCTTCTCCAACCCCCAGTTCTACGTCCACCCCGCGGGGGTGATCATCGAAGGAGACCTGCTGCACATTAAGTGCATCATTCAGGTGACGCCCATGGTCCAGGCATTTCCAGAAATCATCATCCAGAGGGACAAGACCATTGTGGGGCACAGCAAGCAGGGCAATGAGGCCACCTACTCAGTGATGGCCACAATGAAGGAGAGCGGCAACTACACGTGCAAAGTGGAAACCAGCCAGATCTCCAAGGTCAGCAGCATCGTGGTCAACATCACAG AGCTGTTTCCCAAACCCAAGCTGGAATCTTCCGCCACACATCTGGACGAGGGTGGCAGCCTGAACCTGTGGTGCTCCGTCCCACATACAGTCGACTTCGCCATCCAGAAGGGAGACATGAATGTGTCACGGGCTCAAAATTTCACCAAGATAGTCTCAAAATGGGACAGTGGGAACTACACCTGTGTCGCAGGCATGGGCAAGGTGATCAAAAAAAGCAACGAAGTCCTGATAACCGTGTGTG aaatgctctccaggcccaggaTTTTTTATGACTCCACGTCTGAGGTGATAAAAGGACAGACCATAGAAGTCCATTGCCAATCCATAAATGGAACCATGCCTATTTCTTATCACCTTTTGAAAGCAAGTAACATTGTGGAGAATTACACCGTAGGCTCAAATGAGCCCGCAGTATTCAAAGACAACCCCACAGAAGACACCAAATACCAGTGTCTGGCAGATAATTGCCATTCCTCCTCTGCAATGTTCAGTGAACCTCTGGTGGTCAAGGTGATAG CTCCGGTGGTTGAGGTCAAGCTCACTATCCTGAATAATAAACAAGTGGAGTCTGGGGATGATCTTGTGCTTCGATGCTTCGTGAACAAAGCATCTGGTCCAATCACCTACAagttttacagagaagaggatGTCAGGCCCTTCTATGTAAAAATCTCGAATGAAACCCAGGCCATGTGGTACAAGTCACCAGCTGGCACGGAACAGGGGGGACAGTATTACTGCACGGCCTCCAACAGAGCCAACCCTGCCAAAAATATCCCCCAAAGCAACTTATTGACTGTCAGAG tcTTTCTTGCCTCATGGAAGAAAGGAGTTATTGCAGTGGTTGTCATCGCAGTGATAATTGCCATCTTGGCAGTTGGGGCCAGATACTATTTTTGGAAGAAAGCCAAGG cCAAGCAGATGCCCGTGGAGATGTCCAG GCCGGCAGCACCACTTCTGACCTCCAACAATGAGAAGATGCCAGGATCCAGCACCGAAGCCAACAGACCTTACG GTTACGATGAAGATATTGGAAACCATGAAACAAACccagtaaaagaaaagaaag
- the PECAM1 gene encoding platelet endothelial cell adhesion molecule isoform X7, producing the protein MQLGLTKGGKMWLGVLVVLLLCSSLEGQENSFTINSVQMVILPDREVQNGENLTLQCTVDISTTSHVRPQHQLLFYKNDEQFYNVSSMKSTESYFIPQARVYHAGIYKCTVILNNKVKTTSEYEVMVRGVSSPRVTLDKKEAIEGGVVIVNCSVPNEKAPVHFIVEKVELDTKGIKQKREKSSQHQNFVTLDFTVEEQDRVIYFLCQASIVSGRHLETSATTRSDLVTVRESFSNPQFYVHPAGVIIEGDLLHIKCIIQVTPMVQAFPEIIIQRDKTIVGHSKQGNEATYSVMATMKESGNYTCKVETSQISKVSSIVVNITELFPKPKLESSATHLDEGGSLNLWCSVPHTVDFAIQKGDMNVSRAQNFTKIVSKWDSGNYTCVAGMGKVIKKSNEVLITVCEMLSRPRIFYDSTSEVIKGQTIEVHCQSINGTMPISYHLLKASNIVENYTVGSNEPAVFKDNPTEDTKYQCLADNCHSSSAMFSEPLVVKVIAPVVEVKLTILNNKQVESGDDLVLRCFVNKASGPITYKFYREEDVRPFYVKISNETQAMWYKSPAGTEQGGQYYCTASNRANPAKNIPQSNLLTVRVFLASWKKGVIAVVVIAVIIAILAVGARYYFWKKAKAKQMPVEMSRPAAPLLTSNNEKMPGSSTEANRPYGYDEDIGNHETNPVKEKKEPLTLDVEYTEVEVNSLEPHEDFMENRYSRTEGSLDGT; encoded by the exons CTTTTACCATCAACAGTGTCCAAATGGTGATCCTGCCAGACCGGGAGGTGCAAAACGGGGAGAATCTGACCCTGCAGTGCACCGTGGACATCAGCACCACTTCTCACGTCCGGCCTCAGCACCAGCTGCTGTTCTATAAGAATGACGAGCAGTTTTACAACGTCTCCTCCATGAAGAGCACAGAGAGTTATTTCATCCCCCAAGCCCGGGTCTACCATGCAGGGATATACAAATGCACTGTGATTCTGAACAACAAGGTGAAAACCACATCGGAGTACGAAGTGATGGTGAGAG GAGTGTCCAGTCCCAGAGTGACCCTGGACAAGAAGGAGGCGATAGAGGGCGGAGTCGTGATCGTCAATTGTTCTGTCCCCAACGAAAAGGCCCCAGTACATTTCATAGTTGAAAAAGTCGAACTAGACACAAAAGGTAtcaagcaaaaaagagaaaaatcttcccAGCACCAGAATTTTGTGACGCTGGACTTCACAGTGGAGGAACAGGACCGTGTGATCTATTTCCTCTGTCAAGCCAGCATCGTTTCTGGGAGGCACCTGGAGACCTCTGCGACCACCAGGAGCGATCTGGTCACCGTGAGGG AATCCTTCTCCAACCCCCAGTTCTACGTCCACCCCGCGGGGGTGATCATCGAAGGAGACCTGCTGCACATTAAGTGCATCATTCAGGTGACGCCCATGGTCCAGGCATTTCCAGAAATCATCATCCAGAGGGACAAGACCATTGTGGGGCACAGCAAGCAGGGCAATGAGGCCACCTACTCAGTGATGGCCACAATGAAGGAGAGCGGCAACTACACGTGCAAAGTGGAAACCAGCCAGATCTCCAAGGTCAGCAGCATCGTGGTCAACATCACAG AGCTGTTTCCCAAACCCAAGCTGGAATCTTCCGCCACACATCTGGACGAGGGTGGCAGCCTGAACCTGTGGTGCTCCGTCCCACATACAGTCGACTTCGCCATCCAGAAGGGAGACATGAATGTGTCACGGGCTCAAAATTTCACCAAGATAGTCTCAAAATGGGACAGTGGGAACTACACCTGTGTCGCAGGCATGGGCAAGGTGATCAAAAAAAGCAACGAAGTCCTGATAACCGTGTGTG aaatgctctccaggcccaggaTTTTTTATGACTCCACGTCTGAGGTGATAAAAGGACAGACCATAGAAGTCCATTGCCAATCCATAAATGGAACCATGCCTATTTCTTATCACCTTTTGAAAGCAAGTAACATTGTGGAGAATTACACCGTAGGCTCAAATGAGCCCGCAGTATTCAAAGACAACCCCACAGAAGACACCAAATACCAGTGTCTGGCAGATAATTGCCATTCCTCCTCTGCAATGTTCAGTGAACCTCTGGTGGTCAAGGTGATAG CTCCGGTGGTTGAGGTCAAGCTCACTATCCTGAATAATAAACAAGTGGAGTCTGGGGATGATCTTGTGCTTCGATGCTTCGTGAACAAAGCATCTGGTCCAATCACCTACAagttttacagagaagaggatGTCAGGCCCTTCTATGTAAAAATCTCGAATGAAACCCAGGCCATGTGGTACAAGTCACCAGCTGGCACGGAACAGGGGGGACAGTATTACTGCACGGCCTCCAACAGAGCCAACCCTGCCAAAAATATCCCCCAAAGCAACTTATTGACTGTCAGAG tcTTTCTTGCCTCATGGAAGAAAGGAGTTATTGCAGTGGTTGTCATCGCAGTGATAATTGCCATCTTGGCAGTTGGGGCCAGATACTATTTTTGGAAGAAAGCCAAGG cCAAGCAGATGCCCGTGGAGATGTCCAG GCCGGCAGCACCACTTCTGACCTCCAACAATGAGAAGATGCCAGGATCCAGCACCGAAGCCAACAGACCTTACG GTTACGATGAAGATATTGGAAACCATGAAACAAACccagtaaaagaaaagaaag